The nucleotide sequence CGAGATAACTGGCGAGGATGACGCCCCAATCGGGGTCTCCGAGGAAACCCACGGTGAGCGCCATGGGAAACGTGAGCACGACGGCGGCGCTGAGGAAGGCCCAGGCTGCCAGGTATTTGCCGACCACGGCTTCGAGCGTGGTGATGGGCAGGGTGAACAGGAGTTCGACCGTGCCGGTGCGTTTTTCCTCGGACCACAACCGCATGCCGGCGGCGGGGATCAGGAAGAGAAACAACCACGGGTGGAATACGAAGAAACTTTCGAGGCTGGCTTGGCCGGCGTCGAAGAAACGTCCGACGAAGAAAGCCAACCCGACGGCGGCCATGAGGAAAACGACGAGAAAAACGTAGGCGACCGGCGAGCGGAAGTAGCCGAGGAACTCGCGCTTAAAGACAGGAATGACTTGGGACATGATCGGGCGGGTCAGACGTCGGACTGAGTGAGGGAGGCGAAGATGGCGTCAAGGCGCGCGCCGGGTTGGCGGGCCTGGAATTCGGCCGGAGTCTCGTCGACCACGACCTGGCCTTGGGAAATCAAAATGATGCGCGTGCAGATGGCGTCGACCTCTTCGAGGATGTGGGTCGAAAGCACGACGGCCTTTTCGGTCGCGAGCTCTTTAATGAGGGCGCGCACCTCGTTTTTCTGGTTGGGATCGAGACCGTCGGTCGGCTCGTCGAGGATGAGCACGGCGGGATCGTGCAACACGGCCTGGGCAAAACCGACGCGTTGTTTGAACCCCTTGGAAAGCGTTTCGATGGTTTGGCTGCGCACGCCCTCGAGATGGGTGAGACGGATGGCGCGATCGACCGGCGCCTGGCGGGCGGAACCTTTGAACCCCCGCGCTTCAGCGATGAAGTTGAGAAACTCGGCCACCGTCATCTCGCCGTAGGCGGGAGCACTTTCGGGCAGGTAGCCGATCTGCCGCTTCACGGCGACGGGATCCCTGGTGACATCAAAGCCACCGACCACGGCGGTGCCCGCGCTGGGTCGCAGAAAACCGGTGATCATTTTCATGGTCGTCGATTTGCCGGCGCCGTTGGGCCCCAGGAAACCGAGAATGTCTCCGCGCTGCACGGTGAAGTTGATATTATCGACGGCGAGTTTGGTGCCGTAGGATTTGCTGAGACCGTTGACTTCGATCATGGGAGAAGAACGTGGGGTTGAATGCCGAGGGTCCGGTATGAAATGACGAAGCGGGAGGTTTCAAGTCCGGACCGGAAACCTTTCAAAAATGTAAGGTTCAGGGAGAAGCGGGCGGGGGGTAAATCAGCGGAACACCCACTGGGAGAAAACGTAATATTTCACGCCGTAGGACAGAGCTGAAGTGAGGGCAATGGCGGCGACGTAAGGCACCTCGAACGGACCGATCATCGTCGAGTAGAGCATGAATTCGAGCAGCCGAAACGTGACGGAGGTTCCCAGAAATCGCACCGCTTGGCGGGCGGGGGCGCCAGTGCGGCCGGCGGGAAAGACAAAGCGCCGGTTGGCGTAGAAGTTGGTCACCATGACCACGGAGATCATGATGGCGTAGGCGGGGCGTTTGCCGAGCCCGACCCATTCGACGAGTGCAATGACCCCAAATGTGAGGAGGGCGTAGCCGCCGAGACCGACGAGCAAAAACTTTCCCATGCGCCGCAGGGTGGCCCGGTGCGGAGGCGCGCCGGGGGCGGGGGTGGCGTCAGGAGACGTCGGCGAGCTCACGATCCTTTTCAGTTTTCAAGCGGAGCTGTCCACACGCGGCGTCGATGTCGTGTCCTTTTTCGCGTCGCAGCGTCACGGATACGCGGGCGCGGCGGAGGATATCGGCGAACTTTTCCTGGCGCGTGACGGATGGACGTTTCCACGGCAGGCCCTCCACGGTATTGTAAGGGATGAGGTTTACGTGGGCGTGCAGATCCATGGCAATATCGCGCAATTTCTCGGCCTGCTCCAGCGCGTCGTTGACGTCCTCGATGAGAATGAACTCGAGCGTGACCATGCGACCGTTTTTCTCGGCGTAGGTTTTCACGGCCGGAAGGAGTTTGGCCAGCGGGTAGGCCTTGTTGATCGGCATGATCTCGGTGCGCACCTCGTCGGTGGCGCCGTGGAGGGAAATCGCCAGCCGCACGTTGAGATCGGATTCCGCCAGTTTAAGAATATTGGGCACGAGGCCGCTGGTGGAGAGGGTAATGCGGCGCGCGCCGAAACCGAGGCCCCAGCTGGAGTTGACGATGGTGAGGGCGGTCGAGATGGCCTCGTAGTTGGCGAGAGGTTCGCCCATGCCCATGACCACGATGTTGTCGAAGGAGACCAATTCCTGGCGAGCGCGGGGCGTGCGGGCATCCTCGCGGTAGCACACGTGCAGTAACTGGGCGACGATCTCGCCGGCGTTGAGGTCGCGTTTGAGGCCCATGAGGCCGGAGGCGCAGAATTTACAGCCCATGGCGCAGCCGACCTGGGTGGAAATGCAGATGGTTTTGCGGGAGTGTTCGAGGCCGACGCCCTCCTGAGGCACGCGAATGATGACGGTCTCGATGAGGGATTTGTCGCCCAACTCGAGGAGGAGTTTATCGGTGACATCGAGGGATTGCTTCCCGTGCACGAGGCTGAGGGGAAGCAGTTCGAAGGTCTCGGCCAACCACGCGCGCAGGGGCTTCGACAGGTTGGTCATGTCGTCCCAGGAGCGGGCCCGCTTTTTGTAGAGCCACTCCAAAATTTGTTTGGCCCGATAGGCGGGTTCGCCGTGTTCGCGCAGCCGGGCGGTGAGGGACTCGAGGGTCTCTCCGGTGAGCGGTGGTTTGGCGGGCGTGAACTTCATGCGTAGGAAGGAACGGTGGGGGGGCGAGTGGTGAAATGGAAACCACGAATTGCGGGAAAGAGGGGAAAGATCGATCCGGGGAAGGGGGCGACGGCGAGATTGTTTGCGTGTGTTTCG is from Synoicihabitans lomoniglobus and encodes:
- a CDS encoding ABC transporter ATP-binding protein, whose translation is MIEVNGLSKSYGTKLAVDNINFTVQRGDILGFLGPNGAGKSTTMKMITGFLRPSAGTAVVGGFDVTRDPVAVKRQIGYLPESAPAYGEMTVAEFLNFIAEARGFKGSARQAPVDRAIRLTHLEGVRSQTIETLSKGFKQRVGFAQAVLHDPAVLILDEPTDGLDPNQKNEVRALIKELATEKAVVLSTHILEEVDAICTRIILISQGQVVVDETPAEFQARQPGARLDAIFASLTQSDV
- a CDS encoding ABC transporter permease — its product is MSQVIPVFKREFLGYFRSPVAYVFLVVFLMAAVGLAFFVGRFFDAGQASLESFFVFHPWLFLFLIPAAGMRLWSEEKRTGTVELLFTLPITTLEAVVGKYLAAWAFLSAAVVLTFPMALTVGFLGDPDWGVILASYLGSILMAGSYLAVCSLTSALTKNQVISFVLSVIVCLVLVFLGWSIFSELLESFLPLALADLLANFSFVTHFEPFTKGIIDPSDIIFFLSLTGFALFLNVVALER
- a CDS encoding GtrA family protein, which translates into the protein MSSPTSPDATPAPGAPPHRATLRRMGKFLLVGLGGYALLTFGVIALVEWVGLGKRPAYAIMISVVMVTNFYANRRFVFPAGRTGAPARQAVRFLGTSVTFRLLEFMLYSTMIGPFEVPYVAAIALTSALSYGVKYYVFSQWVFR
- the rlmN gene encoding 23S rRNA (adenine(2503)-C(2))-methyltransferase RlmN; this translates as MKFTPAKPPLTGETLESLTARLREHGEPAYRAKQILEWLYKKRARSWDDMTNLSKPLRAWLAETFELLPLSLVHGKQSLDVTDKLLLELGDKSLIETVIIRVPQEGVGLEHSRKTICISTQVGCAMGCKFCASGLMGLKRDLNAGEIVAQLLHVCYREDARTPRARQELVSFDNIVVMGMGEPLANYEAISTALTIVNSSWGLGFGARRITLSTSGLVPNILKLAESDLNVRLAISLHGATDEVRTEIMPINKAYPLAKLLPAVKTYAEKNGRMVTLEFILIEDVNDALEQAEKLRDIAMDLHAHVNLIPYNTVEGLPWKRPSVTRQEKFADILRRARVSVTLRREKGHDIDAACGQLRLKTEKDRELADVS